From Labeo rohita strain BAU-BD-2019 chromosome 18, IGBB_LRoh.1.0, whole genome shotgun sequence, the proteins below share one genomic window:
- the LOC127180371 gene encoding arrestin domain-containing protein 4: MEGECCSLQHRENSEETKMTHTEVKSLDVILDNGQREGYCSGEVVSGHISVKLSEATTVKSIEVLLKGYAQVSWMHKRSGCSEERKCLSLSKTLVATTGTQDLILDSGTHEIPFDLQLPQNHLVSTFSGKHGRVYYMVQAVLKRPFHESLRVCRELCVISHTNVSVPTLMSPVSQTCKKMIGCWIFTSGPVSLTVSLNRQGYCSGESVPVNALIVNRSSRLVVPKSVLYQIQTYTAKGKTKCIKQVVVSARGNVVPPDTSSRWNGNTLTIPPVSPSILNSDILRVEYVLAVIVQIPGAKNLEVQLPVVIGTSGLGMISCSIVNMSLLYPTFTLPDIAEAPPSYAEIMSEEQFEEHRTSTCQSLPDWLLDSSAFACIQQFHLQPPPSYSEIYPSEQ; this comes from the exons ATGGAGGGAGAGTGCTGCAGCTTGCAGCATAGAGAGAACTCCGAAG AAACCAAGATGACACATACTGAAGTAAAATCACTGGATGTGATTCTTGACAATGGGCAGAGAGAAGGTTACTGCTCTGGTGAAGTAGTGTCTGGGCATATTTCTGTCAAACTCTCGGAAGCCACCACAGTCAAAAGCATAGAAGTATTACTGAAGGGATATGCTCAGGTGAGTTGGATGCATAAACGATCCGGCTGTTCGGAAGAGAGGAAATGTCTCTCTTTATCCAAGACACTTGTTGCAACAACAG GTACCCAAGACCTCATCCTTGATAGTGGTACACATGAGATCCCTTTTGACCTGCAACTACCTCAAAA TCATTTGGTTTCCACTTTCTCTGGAAAACATGGCCGTGTTTACTACATGGTGCAGGCAGTTTTAAAAAGGCCTTTCCATGAGAGTCTACGTGTTTGCAGAGAACTTTGCGTCATCAGTCATACTAATGTCAGTGTGCCAACATTAATG tctccagtgtcacaaaCCTGTAAGAAGATGATTGGCTGCTGGATCTTTACGTCTGGTCCTGTCTCACTGACTGTCAGCTTAAACCGACAAGGTTATTGCAGTG GAGAATCAGTCCCAGTCAATGCTCTGATTGTGAACCGCTCATCTCGCCTGGTTGTGCCAAAATCAGTGTTATACCAGATACAGACTTATACAGCCAAGggtaaaacaaaatgcataaaacaggTGGTTGTCAGTGCCAGAGGAAATGTTGTGCCACCTGACACTTCCAGTAGGTGGAATGGAAACACACTAACGATTCCTCCAGTTTCTCCCTCCATTCTGAATTCAGACATCCTGAGAGTGGAGTACGTACTTGCA GTTATTGTTCAGATACCAGGTGCCAAAAATCTCGAAGTGCAGCTTCCAGTGGTGATCGGTACCAGTGGTCTTGGCATGATCAGTTGTTCCATTGTGAACATGAGCTTGCTATATCCCACATTTACCCTTCCAGACATAGCTGAAG CCCCTCCCAGCTATGCAGAGATTATGTCAGAAGAACAGTTTGAGGAGCACAGGACTTCAACCTGCCAATCACTACCAGACTGGCTGCTAGATTCCTCAGCATTTGCTTGCATTCAGCAGTTCCACCTCCAGCCGCCTCCTTCTTATTCAGAG ATTTACCCAAGTGAACAGTAA